The following are encoded in a window of Panicum virgatum strain AP13 chromosome 5N, P.virgatum_v5, whole genome shotgun sequence genomic DNA:
- the LOC120675048 gene encoding caffeoylshikimate esterase-like codes for MSEFTSCRGSQLVMDHHSEDIKYEEEFIVNSRGTKLFTCRWIPQNFQPKALIFICHGIAAECSISMRDAAARMVRAGYGVYGIDHEGHGRSSGRRCYIPNFSDIVTDCSDSFMSICEKPENREKKRFLYGISMGGSVALLLHKKSPDYWDGAILLAPMCKVSDDMKPHPIVVSALTMICAVVPSWRIIPTPDIIDKVCKDPEMRKEVRSNPYIYRGKLPLKTCHELLMVSLDIEKNLNQAIPFCSHPGWGTILLFESMVKNFSYSGDDAIPGPARWR; via the exons ATGTCAGAGTTCACAAGCTGTAGAGGCAGCCAATTAGTCATG GATCATCACAGTGAGGATATTAAGTATGAAGAG GAATTTATCGTGAACTCCAGGGGCACCAAGCTGTTCACTTGCAGATGGATACCGCAGAATTTTCAGCCTAAAGCTTTGATCTTCATCTGTCATG GAATTGCAGCAGAGTGCAGCATATCAATGAGAG ATGCCGCAGCTCGGATGGTGCGGGCTGGATATGGCGTTTATGGGATAGATCATGAGGGCCATGGCAGATCATCTGGACGGAGGTGCTACATACCAAATTTCAGCGACATCGTCACAGACTGCTCCGATAGTTTCATGAGTATTTGCG AGAAGCCAGAGAACAGGGAAAAGAAGAGGTTCCTTTACGGCATCTCTATGGGCGGAAGTGTGGCTCTTCTCCTCCATAAGAAGTCGCCAGACTACTGGGATGGTGCCATCTTGCTTGCTCCTATGTGCAAG GTCTCTGATGACATGAAGCCTCATCCAATAGTCGTCAGCGCTCTGACAATGATTTGTGCTGTCGTGCCTAGTTGGAGGATCATACCCACACCTGACATCATTGACAAAGTCTGCAAAGATCCAGAGATGAGAAAAGAG GTTCGTTCCAATCCATATATATACAGAGGAAAGCTCCCCTTGAAAACTTGTCATGAACTCCTGATGGTCAGCCTAGATATTGAGAAGAACTTGAATCAGGCAATTCCCTTTTGCTCTCATCCTGGTTGGGGAACTATTCTGCTGTTTGAAAGCATGGTAAAGAATTTCAGTTATTCAGGTGACGATGCCATTCCTGGTCCTGCACGGTGGAGATGA